TCGGAAAATTAGCAGCAGCTTTTGTTTCTCTCATTTTTTAACCCTTGATTCGCATCAGTAATATATTGAGGGCTTATTTTGATCATAACATTGTATTTTATGTTTTAATACTCAGCTAATATACTTAGTTCCTGAAAAACTACGCAAAACCATTCACTTTTTCCCAAACCCATAAGGACAATGCTTGCAACTATTTTTACAGCAGTATCCCCGTTTTAAATGGTATTTCTCGGTGAAAACAAACAACCCGTTTTCATTGATATAATAATCCTCGCCCTCAACTAATTTTTCTGCCATGGCATCCCTGTATAATTAAAAGGAGTGATTTGCAGCAACTCGTCCTTAACAGAGGCATCCAGGTCAAGGCCATTAATAAATTCGTGAATGGATTCCTGGTTCATTTTGTCGCTTTTGCGGGTAAGGTCTTTCAGCAATTCATAGGGCTTTGGAATGCCTTCTCTTCTCAAAACAGTTTGAACGGCCTCGGCAACAACAGCCCAGTTATTTTCTAAATCTTTATTCAAAGCAGCCTCATTCACTTTTAATTTTTTCAGCCCTTTGTCCAGCGATTTGAGTGCAATTAGCAGATGCGCCACAGGAACTCCCACATTTCTCAAAACGGTGGAATCTGTCAAATCTCTTTGCAATCTGGAAATGGGCAGCTTGGCAGATAAATGTTCAAAAATGGCAGAAGCCATGCCCAGATTTCCCTCGGCATTTTCAAAATCAATAGGGTTTACTTTATGTGGCATGGCAGAAGAACCCACTTCATCTTTATTAATACTTTGCTTAAAATAGTCCATAGAAATATACTGCCACACATCTCTGCACAAATCTATCAATATGGTATCAATGCGCTTGAGGTTGTCGAAAAGCGCTGCCAGAAAATCGTAATGCTCAATTTGGGTAGTGAATTGGCTTCGGTCTAAACCCAGTGAATCAGCCACAAAATCATTGGCAAATGCTTTCCAGTCCTTATCGGGAAATGCTACATAATGGGCATTGAAATTGCCCGTAGCTCCACCGAACTTGGCAGCTACCGGTATTTTTTTAAGTGATTCAAATTGCTTTTTCAACCGCTCAACAAATACCATTATTTCTTTTCCCAAAAGGGTAGGAGAAGCGGGCTGTCCATGTGTTTTGGCCAACATTGGAATGGCAGACCATTCATTTGCAAATCCTTCTAAAACAGCAATAATATTTTCAACTTCAGGATATATTTCATTTTCCAATCCTTCTTTTAATGACAAAGGAACAGCTGTATTGTTAATGTCCTGAGAAGTGAGCCCAAAATGAATAAATTCAGCATAAGCTTTTAATCCGGTAGAAATAAAATAGTCTTTAATAAAATATTCGACAGCCTTTACATCGTGATTTATTTTTTGCTCGTGCACTTTTACAGCTTCGGCATCTTCCAAATTGAAATACTTATAAAGATTCCTCAGCGTATTGTATTTTTCTTTAGGAAAGTCTTTTAAATTTCCCACCCCAAACTCACACAAAGCAATGAAATATTCTATTTCAACTCTTACGCGATACTTTATCAATGCGTATTCTGAAAAATATTGATCTAGATTTTCAACTTTATTTCTGTATCGTCCGTCTATTGGAGAAATGGCACTTAAGGCAGATAAATTCATTCTTTTTTCTGCGAAAATAACAAATGAACTTCGCTATGTTCATATTTTATTTGAATTAAAGCTCGCTAAACTTTTAATTTGCAGCATCGTTTAAGAAGAAAAACATTTTTATGGCCAAAAATCTATTGATTGTCGAGTCGCCTGCCAAAGCGAAAACTATAGAAAAATTTCTGGGGAAAGACTTTAAAGTAACCTCTTGTCAGGGGCATATTAGAGACCTAATTAAAGGTAATGACGCCATAGATAAGGAAAACGATTTCGAACCGAAATACCATGTTTCTCCCGAAAAGCAGAAAATTGTAACCGAACTGAAAAAACTGGCTAAAGCTGCTGAAGAAATCTGGTTGGCTACGGATGAAGACCGCGAGGGAGAAGCTATTAGTTGGCATCTTTGTGAAGAGTTAAAACTTGATCCGGACAAAACAAAAAGAATTGTTTTCCACGAGATCACCAAAGAGGCTATTAATAACGCAGTTCAAAATCCGCGATTTATTGATAGAAACCTGGTGAATGCACAGCAGGCCAGGCGTATTTTAGATCGTTTGGTAGGTTTTGAATTGTCTCCCATCCTATGGAAAAAGGTGAAGCCTTCGCTATCAGCAGGGCGTGTGCAGTCAGTAGCTGTTAGGCTTATAGTTGAGCGTGAGCGCGAGGTCATGCATTTCGAACCGAAATCCTCTTTTAAGGTAACTGCACTGTTTGATATAAAAGGCGATAAAGGCAAAGTTTCTAAATTAAAAGCTGAATCGGGAACGAAGTTTGAAAATGCCGAAGCAGCTCAAAAATTTCTTGAAGAATGCCTGTCGGCAGATTTTACCATAAAAGACATTCAAACAAAACCGGCTAAAAAAACTCCCGCTGCTCCTTTTACTACATCTACTTTGCAACAGGAAGCCAGTAGAAAACTCAGTTTTTCTGTTTCCAGAACAATGTCGGTTGCACAGAAACTCTATGAATCCGGTCACATTACTTATATGAGAACCGATTCCGTGAATCTTTCCAATTCTGCAATTTCAGCTTCAGCAGCCGAAATAGAAAAAAGCTTTGGCAAAGAATATGTAAACAGCAAAAATTACAAAAACAAAAAATCAGGCGCCCAGGAAGCGCACGAGGCCATTCGCCCGACTTATTTTGAAAAACATACTGTAAGTGGCAGTTCTGATGAGGAGCGCCTCTACGAGCTGATATGGAAGCGTACGGTAGCATCACAGATGAGCGATGCAAAACTTGAGCGTACGACAGTAAAAATTGATATTTCTACCAATAAAGAAGAACTGAATGCAAAAGGTGAGGTTTTACTTTTTGATGGATTTTTGAAGCTTTACATTGAATCGCGCGATGAAGAAGATGAAGAAGAGCAAAGCACTATGCTGCCGCCATTAAAAAAGGGAGAGCAACTCGATTTGGACCATATGTTTGCCAGGGAGCGTTTTACAAAAGCAGCTCCCCGATACAATGAAGCCTCACTTGTGCGCAAATTAGAAGAATTGGGCATTGGTCGGCCTTCCACTTATGCACCAACAATCACTACCATTCAAAAGCGCAATTATGTGGAGAAAAAAGATATGGAAGGCGATGAAAGAGCCTATCGTTTGTTGCGATTAAAAGATGGTCAGATCAGTAAAAAAACAGAAACTGAAATTACAGGTGCTGAAAAACAAAAACTTTTCCCTACGGATATTGGTATGGTGGTCAATGATTTTCTGCTCAAGCATTTTAAAAATGTATTGGACTATAATTTCACAGCCCGTATAGAAGAGGATTTTGATGTGATAGCCCAGGGCGATCTGAAATGGAACAAAATGATAGAAGATTTTTATCGTCCATTTCACAAAACCGTAGAAAAAACCGAGGAGGAAGCTGAAAGAGCCAGTGGAGAACGGGTTTTGGGTAAGGATCCCAAATCAGGAAGAGAACTTATAGTGCGTATAGGCAAATACGGCCCAATGGCACAGATTGGCAAAACGGAAGATGAAGAAAAACCAAAGTTTGCTAAATTGCGAAGCGATCAAAAGCTTGAAACAATCACCCTGGAAGAAGCCGTGGATTTATTCAAATTGCCACGGGATTTAGGTGAGTTTGAAGACAAAAAAGTTACTGCTGCTATTGGTCGTTTTGGACCTTATGTGCGACATGATGGTAAGTTTGTTTCCGTTCCAAAGGATATGGATGTTTATGAAATCAAACTTGACGAGGCTGTTGGACTCATTAAAGAAAAGAGGGAAATTGAAGCCAAAAGATTGATTAAGGAATTTGATGGAGAGGATATACAGGTTTTAAATGGACGTTATGGCCCCTATATAAAAGCAGGTAAGAAAAATGTGCGTATTCCTAAAGACAAAGACCCTGAAGCATTGAGTTTAGAAGAAATAAAAGAGTTGATAGAAAAGGCTCCGGCTAAAAAAGGACGTGGTGGAAGAAAGAAAAAAGCAAAGTAAATTGCTTAAATCTCAGGACACATCTGA
The sequence above is drawn from the Chitinophagales bacterium genome and encodes:
- a CDS encoding DUF5522 domain-containing protein, with product MAEKLVEGEDYYINENGLFVFTEKYHLKRGYCCKNSCKHCPYGFGKK
- the purB gene encoding adenylosuccinate lyase produces the protein MNLSALSAISPIDGRYRNKVENLDQYFSEYALIKYRVRVEIEYFIALCEFGVGNLKDFPKEKYNTLRNLYKYFNLEDAEAVKVHEQKINHDVKAVEYFIKDYFISTGLKAYAEFIHFGLTSQDINNTAVPLSLKEGLENEIYPEVENIIAVLEGFANEWSAIPMLAKTHGQPASPTLLGKEIMVFVERLKKQFESLKKIPVAAKFGGATGNFNAHYVAFPDKDWKAFANDFVADSLGLDRSQFTTQIEHYDFLAALFDNLKRIDTILIDLCRDVWQYISMDYFKQSINKDEVGSSAMPHKVNPIDFENAEGNLGMASAIFEHLSAKLPISRLQRDLTDSTVLRNVGVPVAHLLIALKSLDKGLKKLKVNEAALNKDLENNWAVVAEAVQTVLRREGIPKPYELLKDLTRKSDKMNQESIHEFINGLDLDASVKDELLQITPFNYTGMPWQKN
- the topA gene encoding type I DNA topoisomerase → MAKNLLIVESPAKAKTIEKFLGKDFKVTSCQGHIRDLIKGNDAIDKENDFEPKYHVSPEKQKIVTELKKLAKAAEEIWLATDEDREGEAISWHLCEELKLDPDKTKRIVFHEITKEAINNAVQNPRFIDRNLVNAQQARRILDRLVGFELSPILWKKVKPSLSAGRVQSVAVRLIVEREREVMHFEPKSSFKVTALFDIKGDKGKVSKLKAESGTKFENAEAAQKFLEECLSADFTIKDIQTKPAKKTPAAPFTTSTLQQEASRKLSFSVSRTMSVAQKLYESGHITYMRTDSVNLSNSAISASAAEIEKSFGKEYVNSKNYKNKKSGAQEAHEAIRPTYFEKHTVSGSSDEERLYELIWKRTVASQMSDAKLERTTVKIDISTNKEELNAKGEVLLFDGFLKLYIESRDEEDEEEQSTMLPPLKKGEQLDLDHMFARERFTKAAPRYNEASLVRKLEELGIGRPSTYAPTITTIQKRNYVEKKDMEGDERAYRLLRLKDGQISKKTETEITGAEKQKLFPTDIGMVVNDFLLKHFKNVLDYNFTARIEEDFDVIAQGDLKWNKMIEDFYRPFHKTVEKTEEEAERASGERVLGKDPKSGRELIVRIGKYGPMAQIGKTEDEEKPKFAKLRSDQKLETITLEEAVDLFKLPRDLGEFEDKKVTAAIGRFGPYVRHDGKFVSVPKDMDVYEIKLDEAVGLIKEKREIEAKRLIKEFDGEDIQVLNGRYGPYIKAGKKNVRIPKDKDPEALSLEEIKELIEKAPAKKGRGGRKKKAK